The proteins below are encoded in one region of Lepisosteus oculatus isolate fLepOcu1 chromosome 10, fLepOcu1.hap2, whole genome shotgun sequence:
- the hycc1 gene encoding hyccin isoform X1 has protein sequence MLAMDQGVVEEWLSEFKTLPETAISSYAASLKDKTSLVPALYKVIQEPQSELLEPVCHQLFEFYRSGEPRLQRFALQLLPELLWCYLSLAGGRGPRCSGCVEALLLGIYNLEIVDKDGQSKVLSFTVPSLSKPSVYHEPSMFGSLALTEGALAMHGLSRVVYSGPHPQRETFTAQNRFEVLTFLLLCYNAALSYMTSASLQSLCQLSSRVSTCGYPRQHLRKYKGVNTRLSVSSEFLVQLITGIYYAMYNGESEMASKALDDVLYRAQLELYPEALLVGNAIKSSWHGEALKSNKEGTRCIQVEITPTSSRISRNAVTSLSIRGHRWKRHDALDLTSPEDLMEISEADEGFCSRAAPSSSPPVIVVSSSAPSGKPSGKSQRKAGGGGGGGGGGRVGKDREAGSESCREQLSRKQAQRAMSENLELLSLKRLTLTTSQSLPKPGSLSLSHTASAVFSKSFEQVSGVFGAGRSAGASEASRCSACSLQEEKLAYVSEHLSPAPPHKPRPPSISIQLSTDL, from the exons ATGCTGGCTATGGACCAAGGGGTAGTGGAAGAGTGGTTGTCCGAATTTAAG ACCCTTCCTGAGACCGCAATCTCCAGCTATGCTGCATCTTTGAAAGACAAGACCTCCTTAGTTCCAGCCCTCTACAAAGTCATCCAGGAGCCCCAGAGTGAG CTCCTGGAGCCCGTGTGCCACCAGCTGTTCGAGTTCTACCGCAGCGGCGAGCCCCGGCTCCAGCGCTTCGCCCTGCAGCTGCTGCCCGAGCTCCTGTGGTGCTACCTCTCCCTGGCCGGCGGCCGGGGCCCGCGCTGCAGCGGCTGCGTGGAGGCACTGCTCCTGGGCATCTACAACCTG GAGATCGTTGACAAGGATGGCCAGAGCAAAGTGCTGTCGTTCACGGTCCCTTCCTTGTCGAAGCCCTCTGTGTACCATGAG CCGTCCATGTTCGGGTCGCTGGCGCTGACGGAGGGCGCACTGGCCATGCACGGCCTGAGCCGCGTGGTGTACAGCGGACCCCACCCGCAGAGAGAGACCTTCACGGCCCAGAACAG GTTCGAGGTGCTCACCTTCCTGCTCCTGTGCTACAACGCTGCCCTGAGCTACATGACGAGCGCTTCGCTGCAGTCCCTCTGCCAGCTCAGTTCCAG aGTGAGCACCTGTGGGTATCCCAGGCAGCACTTGAGAAAATACAAAGGCGTGAACACTAGACTGTCTGTTTCTTCTGAGTTTCTCGTTCAGTTGATAACGGGCATTTATTATGCCAT GTACAATGGAGAGTCTGAAATGGCATCAAAAGCTTTGGATGACGTCCTCTACAGAGCTCAGCTGGAGCTGTACCCCGAAGCATTATTA GTGGGCAATGCCATCAAGTCTTCCTGGCATGGAGAGGCATTGAAATCGAACAAGGAGGGCACTCGCTGTATTCAGGTAGAAATCACTCCAACCTCGTCCAGAATATCCAGGAACGCGGTTACCAGCCTGTCGATCCGTGGACATCGCTGGAAGAGGCACG ATGCGCTCGACCTGACCTCGCCGGAGGACCTGATGGAGATCTCGGAAGCGGATGAGGGCTTCTGCTCCAGGGCAGCCCCGAGCTCCAGCCCGCCCGTGATCGTCGTCAGCAGCTCCGCTCCCAGCGGGAAGCCGTCGGGGAAGAGCCAGCGGAAGgcaggcggcggcggcggcggcggcggcggcggcagggTGGGGAAAGACAGGGAGGCGGGCTCGGAGAGCTGCCGGGAGCAGCTGTCCCGAAAGCAGGCGCAGAGGGCCATGAGCGAGAACCTGGAGCTGCTGTCCTTGAAGAGGCTGACCCTGACCACCAGCCAGTCGCTCCCCAAGCCGGGCAGCCTCAGCCTGTCCCACACCGCCAGCGCCGTCTTCAGCAAGTCCTTCGAGCAGGTCAGCGGCGTGTTCGGCGCCGGCCGCTCCGCCGGCGCCTCCGAGGCCAGCCGCTGCTCCGCCTGCAGCCTCCAGGAGGAGAAGCTGGCCTACGTCTCGGAGCACCTGAGCCCCGCCCCCCCGCACAAGCCCCGCCCCCCCAGCATCAGCATCCAGCTCTCCACAGACCTGTGA
- the hycc1 gene encoding hyccin isoform X2, with amino-acid sequence MLAMDQGVVEEWLSEFKTLPETAISSYAASLKDKTSLVPALYKVIQEPQSELLEPVCHQLFEFYRSGEPRLQRFALQLLPELLWCYLSLAGGRGPRCSGCVEALLLGIYNLEIVDKDGQSKVLSFTVPSLSKPSVYHEPSMFGSLALTEGALAMHGLSRVVYSGPHPQRETFTAQNRFEVLTFLLLCYNAALSYMTSASLQSLCQLSSRVSTCGYPRQHLRKYKGVNTRLSVSSEFLVQLITGIYYAMYNGESEMASKALDDVLYRAQLELYPEALLVGNAIKSSWHGEALKSNKEGTRCIQVEITPTSSRISRNAVTSLSIRGHRWKRHESPESSAEAADTAAVSVPEISVTGVSGERVVNGDSQRNRAEGETQGGQELGADSRADSKSLAEIRRQKSFRRLMEDGVNSAGRVQY; translated from the exons ATGCTGGCTATGGACCAAGGGGTAGTGGAAGAGTGGTTGTCCGAATTTAAG ACCCTTCCTGAGACCGCAATCTCCAGCTATGCTGCATCTTTGAAAGACAAGACCTCCTTAGTTCCAGCCCTCTACAAAGTCATCCAGGAGCCCCAGAGTGAG CTCCTGGAGCCCGTGTGCCACCAGCTGTTCGAGTTCTACCGCAGCGGCGAGCCCCGGCTCCAGCGCTTCGCCCTGCAGCTGCTGCCCGAGCTCCTGTGGTGCTACCTCTCCCTGGCCGGCGGCCGGGGCCCGCGCTGCAGCGGCTGCGTGGAGGCACTGCTCCTGGGCATCTACAACCTG GAGATCGTTGACAAGGATGGCCAGAGCAAAGTGCTGTCGTTCACGGTCCCTTCCTTGTCGAAGCCCTCTGTGTACCATGAG CCGTCCATGTTCGGGTCGCTGGCGCTGACGGAGGGCGCACTGGCCATGCACGGCCTGAGCCGCGTGGTGTACAGCGGACCCCACCCGCAGAGAGAGACCTTCACGGCCCAGAACAG GTTCGAGGTGCTCACCTTCCTGCTCCTGTGCTACAACGCTGCCCTGAGCTACATGACGAGCGCTTCGCTGCAGTCCCTCTGCCAGCTCAGTTCCAG aGTGAGCACCTGTGGGTATCCCAGGCAGCACTTGAGAAAATACAAAGGCGTGAACACTAGACTGTCTGTTTCTTCTGAGTTTCTCGTTCAGTTGATAACGGGCATTTATTATGCCAT GTACAATGGAGAGTCTGAAATGGCATCAAAAGCTTTGGATGACGTCCTCTACAGAGCTCAGCTGGAGCTGTACCCCGAAGCATTATTA GTGGGCAATGCCATCAAGTCTTCCTGGCATGGAGAGGCATTGAAATCGAACAAGGAGGGCACTCGCTGTATTCAGGTAGAAATCACTCCAACCTCGTCCAGAATATCCAGGAACGCGGTTACCAGCCTGTCGATCCGTGGACATCGCTGGAAGAGGCACG AGTCTCCCGAGAGCAGTGCTGAGGCCGCAGACACGGCCGCCGTGTCCGTCCCCGAGATTAGTGTGACAGGGGTGAGCGGCGAGCGCGTGGTGAACGGGGACTCGCAGAGAAACAGAGCAGAGGGGGAGACGCAGGGGGGACAGGAGCTGGGCGCTGACTCTAGAGCAGACAGCAAAAGCCTGGCTGAGATCAGGAGGCAGAAGTCTTTCAGGAGGCTAATGGAGGACGGCGTGAACTCGGCAGGCAGAGTCCAGTACTAG
- the LOC102696924 gene encoding ferroportin, producing the protein MSSRSELARCGRVTVEFEIEEAREARDRKARSISGSALIYLRGPKFLIYVSGALSMWGDRMWHFAISVFLIELYGHNLLLTAVFGLVVAGSVLLLGALIGDWVDRNPRNKVAHASLFIQNISVTMCSIVLMLVFSNKQWIERVWDGWLTVVCYTVVIILADVANLASTALTIAIQRDWIVVITGYNRGHLAGMNATMRRIDQVTNILAPLAVGQVMTLASNVVGCGFILGWNLVSLIVEFIFLSRVYRIVPALSLKPTAEESQDPSLEEKTAKKQGAPPVPGGSELPEGSCEGSRERGAAALPLCLQRLRGLIGTCRDGWRAYYRQPVFLTGMGLAFLYTTVLGFDCITTGYAYTQGISGSLLSLLMGVSAIAGLMGTVIFTKLRRLYGLVTTGVISSCLHLGCLMLCVVSVFAPGSPLDLSLLGPSTGANSSATGGPSGPRPKHTYPLQGSSNQPLLPDRSSIHWTNNTVLLENVPSGTAPESYTSIILLFLGVITARIGLWSFDLTVTQLLQESICESERGVVNGVQSSMNYLMDLLHFVMVISAPQPQHFGVLVLVSVLFITTGHTMYFVYARKARRRHAPDT; encoded by the exons ATGTCGTCGAGGTCGGAGTTGGCTCGCTGCGGCCGCGTGACTGTGGAGTTCGAGATCGAAGAGGCTCGAGAGGCCCGAGACAGGAAGGCCAGAAGTATTTCAG GATCAGCTCTGATCTACCTCAGGGGGCCCAAGTTCCTGATTTATGTCAGTGGTGCATTGTCAATGTGG GGCGACCGCATGTGGCACTTCGCCATCTCCGTCTTCCTCATCGAGCTCTACGGCCACAACCTGCTGCTGACGGCTGTCTTCGGCCTGGTGGTCGCCGGCTCTGTGCTGCTGCTCGGGGCTCTGATAGGCGACTGGGTGGACAGGAACCCCAGAAACAAAG TTGCTCACGCATCCTTGTTCATTCAGAACATTTCAGTCACCATGTGCAGCATTGTGTTGATGCTGGTGTTTTCAAACAAGCAGTGGATTGAACGAGTCTGGGACGGCTGGTTAACG GTGGTTTGTTATACGGTGGTGATCATCCTGGCAGATGTGGCTAACCTCGCCAGCACAGCCCTCACCATCGCTATCCAGAGGGACTGGATTGTCGTCATCACTGGCTACAACCGGGGTCACCTTGCAG GAATGAACGCCACCATGAGAAGAATTGATCAAGTCACCAACATCCTGGCTCCTCTGGCAGTGGGGCAGGTGATGACCTTGGCGTCCAATGTGGTTGGGTGTGGCTTCATCCTTGGCTGGAACCTGGTGTCCTTGATCGTGGAGTTTATcttcctgtccagagtgtaccgAATTGTCCCTGCCTTATCCCTGAAGCCCACAGCTGAAGAGAGTCAGGATCCGAGCCTGGAGGAGAAGACTGCAAAGAAGCAGG GGGCTCCCCCGGTCCCTGGGGGCTCAGAGCTCCCAGAAGGGAGCTGCGAAGGCAGCCGGGAGCGAGGGGCCGCCGCCCTGCCGCTGTGCCTCCAGAGGCTCCGGGGCCTGATCGGCACCTGCCGCGACGGCTGGAGGGCGTACTACAGGCAGCCGGTCTTCCTGACAGGCATGGGCCTGGCGTTCCTCTACACCACCGTGCTGGGGTTCGACTGCATCACCACTGGCTACGCCTACACTCAGGGCATCAGCGGGTCCCTGCTCAGCCTGCTCATGGGCGTCTCCGCCATCGCGGGGCTCATGGGGACGGTGATCTTCACCAAGCTGAGGAGGCTCTACGGCCTGGTCACCACTGGGGTCATCTCCAGCTGCCTGCACCTGGGCTGTCTGATGCTGTGTGTGGTGTCGGTCTTTGCCCCCGGCAGCCCCCTGGACCTCAGCCTGCTGGGCCCCAGCACGGGCGCAAACTCCTCGGCCACGGGGGGCCCTTCGGGGCCCCGGCCGAAGCACACGTACCCCCTGCAGGGCAGCAGCAACCAGCCCCTGCTCCCCGACCGCTCCTCCATCCACTGGACGAACAACACGGTGCTCCTGGAGAACGTGCCCTCGGGCACGGCCCCCGAGTCCTACACCTCCATCATCCTGCTCTTCCTGGGCGTCATCACGGCCCGGATCG GCCTGTGGTCCTTCGACCTGACCGTCACCCAGCTCCTGCAGGAGAGCATCTGTGAGTCGGAGAGGGGGGTGGTGAATGGGGTGCAGAGCTCCATGAACTACCTGATGGACCTGCTGCACTTCGTCATGGTGATATCGGCCCCCCAGCCCCAGCACTTCGGGGTGCTGGTCCTCGTCTCCGTGCTCTTCATCACCACTGGGCACACCATGTACTTCGTGTACGCCAGGAAGGCCAGGAGAAGACACGCGCCCGACACGTAG